One Aquarana catesbeiana isolate 2022-GZ linkage group LG06, ASM4218655v1, whole genome shotgun sequence genomic region harbors:
- the LOC141147453 gene encoding olfactory receptor 1500-like, protein MGNQTIINEFFLSGLSDIPALQVPLFLFFLLIYLLTLIWNFLIIVLIVTDSHLHVPMYFFLGNLASLDLCCSSVTVPRMLFDLHTKTRMISITACITQVFFFMFFIDTEIFLLTAMSYDRYNAVCQPLRYTQIMSSKACGQLVSIVWCFALTNTLVHTLCGFNLTFCGSEIIQNFFCELPQLFQISCSDIFINILLIFLLGAILGGGSLILTILSYVYIFRTVLKMQIKDKMSKVFSTCMSHLTVVFLFYCSIMFNYFRPSPKQHFAGDKVLAVFYTTIVPLLNPLIYSLRNQDLRAAIHNVGIEKNYPPSK, encoded by the exons ATGGGAAATCAGACAATAATAAATGAATTCTTCCTCTCCGGATTGTCTGATATTCCAGCTCTTCAggtccctctctttctcttcttccttctcatcTACCTTCTGACATTAATCTGGAATTTTCTGATCATTGTCCTCATAGTCACCGACTCTCACCTCCATGTTCCTATGTATTTCTTCCTTGGGAACCTGGCCAGTTTGGACCTCTGCTGTTCTTCAGTCACCGTCCCACGAATGTTATTTGACCTTCACACCAAGACAAGAATGATTTCCATAACAGCTTGTATAACGCAAGTCTTCTTCTTTATGTTCTTCATCGATACTGAGATTTTTCTGCTGACTGCCATGTCCTATGATCGATATAATGCTGTTTGTCAGCCGTTACGTTACACACAGATCATGAGTTCAAAAGCATGTGGTCAGTTGGTCTCCATTGTATGGTGCTTTGCTTTGACTAATACTTTAGTTCACACACTTTGTGGATTCAATTTAACATTTTGTGGATCAGAAATTATACAAAACTTCTTCTGTGAACTTCCACAGTTGTTTCAAATCTCCTGCAGTGACATCTTCATCAACATTCTACTCATCTTTCTCCTTGGTGCCATCCTTGGAGGTGGCTCTCTGATACTGACCATCCTTTCTTATGTCTATATATTCAGAACTGTCCTGAAAATGCAAATTAAAGATAAAATGAGTAAAGTTTTCTCTACATGTATGTCTCACCTGACAGTGGTCTTTTTATTTTATTGCTCCATTATGTTTAATTATTTTCGGCCAAGCCCCAAACAACATTTTGCTGGTGACAAAGTGTTGGCCGTCTTTTACACAACGATTGTCCCTCTCCTCAATCCTCTGATTTACAGCCTGAGGAACCAGGACTTGAGAGCAGCAATTCACAATG tgggtatagaaaagaattaccctccttcaaaataa